A stretch of the Nicotiana tabacum cultivar K326 chromosome 6, ASM71507v2, whole genome shotgun sequence genome encodes the following:
- the LOC107777780 gene encoding protein NDH-DEPENDENT CYCLIC ELECTRON FLOW 5: MATINTCLLSPNIISASPISRSVSKSIFPPHLCSPLQYTSLTRNIQLPGVASISYPPIDTEYLESEFSGHGVTFTRVNDSCVVRMALENGSIANLMLPSGLITSYKAQMWHGGTLELLHTTVSQGQNGSPVIEGGVSLACICDNDHGLSWSPSSWVLHQVKGDPQESIQVELICTSSDGKIEAKYMVTLQQDVLTSEIKVFNLGKSRLRMMGSVLSHLTVSTPEASYAVGLEGSDFFNKPPFLANFSILPPGFGKKKNQVSKRFWDPKSIGGIFSSWSTNETIARETEQELEGEETDNYKHLTEEMSKIYQSAPRNFTLIDRGRRNSVVVGRDGFKEVYMLSPGSSHESYGRYSYICVGQAALLRPIIIESQSEWRGKQSLHNPNM, from the exons aTGGCTACCATTAACACTTGTCTCCTCTCTCCAAATATAATCTCAGCTTCTCCAATTTCTAGATCAGTGAGCAAATCCATATTTCCTCCACATCTCTGCAGTCCCCTCCAGTACACTAGCTTAACAAGAAATATTCAATTGCCAGGGGTAGCTTCCATCTCATACCCACCCATCGACACGGAATACTTGGAAAGTGAGTTCAGTGGACATGGAGTTACCTTCACAAGAGTTAATGACAGCTGTGTTGTCCGCATGGCATTGGAGAACGGAAGTATAGCTAACTTGATGCTTCCAAGTGGTTTGATCACATCATACAAAGCTCAAATGTGGCATGGAGGCACATTGGAGTTGTTGCATACCACTGTCTCACAAGGACAGAATGGTTCACCAGTCATTGAAGGAGGAGTTTCACTAGCCTGCATTTGCGACAACGATCATGGTCTTTCATGGTCTCCAAGTTCTTGGGTTCTTCATCAAGTTAAAGGAGATCCTCAAGAATCTATTCAG GTGGAATTGATTTGTACAAGTTCAGATGGAAAGATTGAAGCTAAGTATATGGTTACTTTGCAACAAGATGTTTTAACTTCAGAGATTAAAGTCTTTAATTTAGGTAAGTCACGGCTCCGAATGATGGGTTCAGTTCTTAGCCATCTTACAGTAAGCACACCAGAAGCCAGTTATGCAGTCGGATTGGAAGGTTCAGATTTCTTCAACAAGCCTCCATTTTTGGCTAACTTCAGCATCCTTCCTCCTGGCTTTGGGAAGAAAAAGAATCAGGTTTCTAAAAGATTTTGGGATCCTAAATCAATTGGGGGAATATTCTCCAGCTGGAGTACAAATGAGACAATTGCAAGAGAAACAGAACAAGAGTTGGAGGGTGAAGAAACTGACAACTACAAGCATTTGACTGAGGAAATGAGCAAAATTTATCAAAGTGCACCCAGGAACTTCACACTCATTGATCGG GGAAGAAGAAACTCAGTGGTAGTAGGACGGGACGGGTTCAAAGAAGTGTACATGCTGAGTCCTGGCTCCAGTCATGAAAGTTATGGAAGATATTCATATATATGTGTTGGGCAAGCCGCTTTGCTTCGACCAATAATCATAGAATCACAGAGTGAATGGAGAGGTAAACAAAGTTTGCATAACCCAAATATGTGA
- the LOC107777779 gene encoding protein SINE1, translating into MGRSLSPILRRQLENLDKDAESRKCAMKALKSYVKELDSKAIPLFLAQVSETKESNASSGEYTISLYEVLARVHGPKIVPQIDNIMSTIIKTLTSSAGSFALHQACSKVVPAIARYGMDPTTPEEKKRYIIHSLSKPLSDCLLGSQESLSSGAALCLKALVDSDNWRVASNEMVHEVCQRVAGALEKHTQTNSHMALVTSLAKHNSLIMEAYARLLIQSGLQIINSSSGEGVSQKRLSAIHMVNSLMKHLDQRSIQSEVRMVIEEMEKCQSDKMLYVRGAAFEALQTAKKICSEKVPKFERDVDSTTGSNFDSRGNIIWSSGDQSPLTASPESHTVNSFVDYEPFMDSPLSINQGNDRRSVNRKLWRRSGNGGVDVSLKDGIFSEFTHGNGVTHSEVHNDFGDNTAVFAGFLPGSARNGFVRSATPSPQRSRSHVNVESVKIFATPRKLIHLLQDANDVNSDFSERKTRRFRSPSLCRCERSPARSEENGLFNRKRCEDRDGTLSNDDKQCHLNSESVSSTDNAQADGDLQVSSDDVARNGTESQGVIHYKGYTSTRILFFGILVVLLAAFILLLWIGDKDQSYNLVPT; encoded by the exons ATGGGAAGAAGTCTTAGCCCAATACTTAGAAGACAACTGGAGAATTTGGATAAGGATGCTGAGAGTAGAAAATGTGCAATGAAAGCATTGAAGTCATATGTGAAAGAGCTAGATTCCAAGGCAATCCCTCTCTTTCTTGCTCAGGTTTCTGAAACTAAAGAATCCAATGCTTCATCCGGTGAATACACAATTTCACTCTATGAGGTACTTGCCCGTGTACATGGGCCGAAAATTGTTCCTCAAATTGATAACATCATGAGCACTATTATCAAGACCCTTACATCCAGTGCTGGTTCTTTTGCTCTTCACCAAGCTTGTTCAAAAGTTGTTCCAGCCATTGCGAGGTATGGTATGGACCCAACTACACCAGAGGAAAAGAAGAGATACATTATACACTCCCTCTCTAAGCCCCTTTCAGATTGTCTTCTCGGGAGTCAGGAGAGTTTATCTTCTGGAGCTGCTCTCTGCCTAAAGGCTCTTGTGGATTCTGATAATTGGCGTGTTGCTTCAAATGAGATGGTTCATGAGGTTTGTCAAAGAGTTGCCGGTGCTTTGGAGAAGCATACTCAAACCAATTCTCATATGGCTCTAGTCACTTCTTTAGCCAAACATAATAGCTTAATCATGGAAGCTTATGCAAGATTGTTGATACAGTCTGGATTACAAATTATAAATAGTAGCAGCGGCGAAGGAGTTTCTCAAAAAAGATTGTCTGCCATTCATATGGTCAACTCTTTGATGAAGCATTTGGATCAAAGAAGCATACAATCTGAGGTTAGAATGGTTATTGAGGAGATGGAAAAATGTCAATCTGATAAGATGCTTTATGTTAGAGGGGCTGCATTTGAAGCATTACAGACTGCAAAGAAAATATGCTCTGAGAAGGTTCCAAAATTTGAGAGAGATGTGGATTCAACGACTGGATCCAACTTTGACAGTAGAGGGAACATTATATGGAGCTCCGGTGACCAATCACCTTTAACTGCATCACCAGAATCACACACAGTTAACTCATTTGTTGACTATGAACCATTCATGGACTCCCCTCTTTCAATAAATCAGGGTAATGATAGAAGGAGTGTGAACCGAAAACTTTGGAGAAGGAGTGGAAATGGTGGTGTAGATGTGTCTCTAAAGGATGGCATCTTCTCAGAATTCACCCATGGAAATGGCGTCACACACTCTGAGGTTCATAACGATTTTGGAGATAACACTGCTGTGTTTGCTGGATTTTTGCCAGGATCTGCTCGAAATGGTTTTGTCAGAAGTGCTACTCCCAGTCCTCAG AGGTCACGTTCTCATGTTAATGTCGAAAGTGTGAAGATCTTTGCGACGCCAAGAAAACTTATTCATCTCCTTCAGGATGCCAATGATGTGAACTCAGACTTTTCTGAGAGGAAAACCAGAAGGTTTAGGAGCCCTTCCTTGTGCAGATGTGAACGCAGTCCAGCAAGGTCCGAAGAAAATGGCCTCTTCAATCGTAAAAGATGCGAGGATAGAGATGGGACATTATCTAATGATGATAAACAATGCCATCTAAACTCAGAATCGGTATCTTCAACAGATAATGCTCAAGCTGATGGAGATTTGCAAGTATCTTCAGACGACGTTGCCCGAAATGGAACAGAATCGCAAGGTGTAATTCACTATAAAGGCTATACTTCTACTCGCATattgttttttggtatcttagttGTACTTTTGGCAGCCTTCATACTTTTGTTGTGGATAGGGGATAAAGACCAAAGCTACAATCTGGTTCCCACCTAG
- the LOC107777778 gene encoding photosynthetic NDH subunit of subcomplex B 2, chloroplastic-like: MAGALLSLSLPKLNVTKASTAANTTTTESLEQKFGRKGIKFSESEGTVELSVRNGSSVKLQIPNAHITSYKPKVYWKDDGFEEVLYTLPPPPSSFSSNSRGGIALVINEILEPNKLSTTTAKASSEWTVTDVDSDSIDALQVELSCSRGSLDINYVVSLYPLSMATAVIVKNNGRKPVKLTSAILSHLKSKTRGGTGIQGLRSCTYCAHPPLSSPFEILSPGEAMKTEEPGLFSFGWEPELKPGIWSAQDVPITVLKHKLSRLYSVPPEERAKEFYNSIPSKYETIDQGRELFFRIIRMGFEDIYLSSPGSFSDKYGKEYFICTGPASMLVPLVVNPGEEWRGAQVIEHDNL, translated from the exons ATGGCTGGAGctcttttatctctttctttaCCTAAGCTCAATGTAACTAAAGCTTCAACTGCAGCCAACACCACAACTACAGAAAGTCTTGAACAGAAATTCGGTCGTAAAGGCATAAAATTTAGTGAGTCTGAAGGGACAGTTGAGCTGAGTGTTAGAAATGGAAGCTCAGTGAAGCTACAGATACCCAATGCCCATATAACTTCTTACAAGCCTAAAGTTTATTGGAAAGATGATGGTTTTGAGGAAGTCCTTTacacccttcctcctcctccttcctctttttcttctaaTTCTAGAGGTGGCATTGCTCTGGTAATCAATGAAATCTTGGAGCCTAATAAATTGTCAACAACAACAGCCAAAGCTTCTTCTGAGTGGACTGTCACAGATGTTGATTCTGACTCTATTGATGCTCTCCAG GTTGAATTGAGCTGCAGCAGAGGGAGTCTCGATATTAACTATGTGGTGTCACTCTATCCACTGAGCATGGCAACAgcagttatagtgaagaacaatGGCCGCAAACCTGTCAAGTTAACGAGTGCTATACTAAGCCATTTGAAGTCTAAGACAAGAGGGGGTACAGGAATACAAGGACTCCGCAGCTGCACTTATTGCGCACATCCTCCTTTGTCTTCTCCCTTTGAAATTTTATCTCCAGGGGAAGCTATGAAAACTGAGGAGCCTGGTTTATTCTCGTTTGGTTGGGAGCCAGAATTGAAGCCGGGAATATGGTCTGCTCAAGATGTTCCCATCACTGTATTGAAGCACAAGCTCAGTAGACTTTACAGTGTTCCACCAGAAGAAAGAGCAAAGGaattttataattcaatacctTCAAAATATGAAACAATTGATCAG GGCCGTGAGCTCTTCTTCAGGATAATACGTATGGGGTTTGAAGATATTTACCTATCAAGTCCGGGTTCATTTTCGGACAAGTATGGGAAGGAATACTTTATCTGCACGGGCCCTGCTTCAATGTTGGTTCCTCTTGTTGTGAATCCTGGTGAAGAGTGGAGAGGAGCACAAGTAATTGAGCATGATAATTTATAG